One Poecilia reticulata strain Guanapo linkage group LG19, Guppy_female_1.0+MT, whole genome shotgun sequence genomic window carries:
- the cntd1 gene encoding cyclin N-terminal domain-containing protein 1 gives MLAFHNMADALACPERSKNRRHRVVARLNFGETPFDVLNDFLINLNNINKDYLDGLPKWSGTFKQKRLVEYIFLITQQLKLDPSVGYHAIELLQRFMVKHVADTLAKIPNQSVAINESKRYGDLIFNNLKDTFPLILFSCVQLANKLFLHCHMIDTSTAVQFLHSFGLSVSKQTLLESELMVFKGVEYRLNVLNSLTYVEVILEVLGHNEPSVPVEHLYRLCHYVLQFVTLEQTAIYDSLLRSVCQCVSPSMEQRENFVTVTEDRMLRGVCVIAVATYILCFKRWKQVVGELSHITGIARRNITEFALVIVAHITGTSSSAV, from the exons ATGCTTGCCTTTCACAATATGGCGGATGCTTTGGCTTGTCCGGAGCGGAGTAAAAATCGG CGCCATCGTGTCGTCGCACGTCTAAATTTTGGCGAAACTCCCTTCGACGTTCTCAATGATTTCCTCATTAAtttaaacaacattaacaaGGACTATCTGGATGGCTTACCGAAATGGAGCGGAACCTTTAAACAGAAAAGACTCGTAG AATACATCTTCTTGATCACTCAACAACTGAAACTTGATCCATCAGTAGGATACCATGCAATCGAACTGCTGCAGAG GTTTATGGTAAAGCATGTTGCAGATACACTTGCCAAAATCCCTAATCAAAGTGTAGCCATTAACGAGTCAAAGAGATATGGggatttgatttttaacaatCTCAAGGATACGTTCCCTCTGATCCTCTTCTCTTGTGTACAACTtgcaaacaaactgtttttgcaTTGTCAT ATGATAGATACTTCCACTGCTGTACAGTTCCTGCATTCTTTCGGCCTCAGTGTTTCCAAACAGACCCTCCTGGAATCAGAGTTGATGGTCTTTAAAGGCGTTGAATACAGACTCAATGTCCTTAACTCTCTGACGTACGTGGAAGTCATTCTGGAGGTCCTTG GGCACAATGAGCCGTCCGTGCCCGTAGAGCACCTTTATCGGCTCTGCCATTACGTCCTCCAGTTCGTCACCCTGGAGCAGACTGCAATCTATGACTCCCTGCTAAGAAGCGTCTGTCAGTGTGTCAGCCCGTCCATGGAACAGAG GGAAAATTTTGTGACGGTGACTGAGGATCGCATGCTTCGTGGAGTTTGTGTCATTGCAGTGGCAACATACATTCTTTGTTTCAAAAGATGGAAACag GTGGTGGGTGAACTGAGCCACATCACAGGAATCGCCAGAAGAAACATCACTGAATTTGCTCTAGTGATAGTAGCGCACATTACTGGTACCAGTTCTTCAGCAGTGTAG